The Rhinolophus ferrumequinum isolate MPI-CBG mRhiFer1 chromosome 4, mRhiFer1_v1.p, whole genome shotgun sequence genome has a window encoding:
- the FBXO25 gene encoding F-box only protein 25 isoform X6, whose product MPFLGQDWRSPGWSWIKTEDGWKRCESWSQELERENNQRNFDHSVILNSDDEEIFSNEEHGYASKKRKKGHFRNDTNTQCFYREKWIYVHKESTRERHGYCTLGEAFNRLDFSSAIQDVRRFNYVVKLLQLIAKSQLTSLSGVAQKNYFNILDKIVQKVLHDQQNPRLIKGLLHDLGSTLCVLIRGVGKSVLVGNINVWVCRLETVLAWQQQLQNLQMPQQVGQSLTLSDLPLHTLNSILYRLSDGWDIVTLGQVTPALRMLSEDRRLWKALCQYHFAEKQLGKLTFRVLEPRFRTQPRADALGSSHLSEASPPLSLLTPSTFCRHLILSENGHIEWKLTYFALQKCYPPREQYGDTLHFCRHCSILFWKDCRLALLFKDSGHPCTAADPDSCFLPVSPQHFIDLFKF is encoded by the exons ATGCCATTTTTGGGTCAGGACTGGAGGTCTCCTGGATGGAGCTGGATTAAAACAGAAGATGGCTGGAAAAGGTGTGAGTCCTGGAGTCAGGAGCTGGAAAGAGAGAATAACCAGCGGAACTTCGATCACAGCGT AATCTTAAATAGTGACGATGAAGAAATATTCAGTAACGAAGAGCATGGGTATGCAtcgaaaaaaaggaaaaagggccATTTTAGAAACGACACAAATACTCAAT GTTTTTATCGTGAAAAATGGATCTATGTCCATAAAGAAAGCACAAGAGAA CGGCATGGCTACTGCACTCTGGGAGAAGCTTTCAACCGCCTGGACTTCTCAAGTGCCATTCAGGACGTCCGCAGGTTCAATTACGTGGTCAAA CTATTGCAGCTAATTGCAAAATCCCAGTTAACTTCATTGAGTGGTGTGGCACAAAAGAATTACTTCAACATTTTGGATAAAATCGTTCAAAAGG TGCTCCACGACCAGCAGAACCCGCGCCTCATCAAAGGGCTCCTGCACGACCTGGGCTCCACGCTGTGCGTGCTCATCCGAGGGGTCGGCAAGTCCGTGCTGGTCGGCAACATCAACGTGTGGGTTTGCCGCCTGGAGACCGTGCTCGCCTGGCAGCAGCAGCTCCAGAACCTCCAGATGCCGCAG CAGGTGGGCCAGAGCCTCACGCTCAGCGACCTTCCCTTACACACGCTGAACAGCATCTTGTACCGACTGTCAGATGGCTGGGACATCGTCACACTCGGCCAAGTGACTCCCGCGCTCCGCATGCTCAGTGAGGACAGGCGGCTGTGGAAGGCACTGTGCCAGTACCACTTTGCAGAGAAGCAG CTGGGAAAGCTGACGTTTCGTGTTCTAGAACCCCGGTTCCGAACACAGCCCAGAGCAGACGCGCTCGGTTCTTCTCATCTGTCGGAGGCATCTCCTCCCCTCAGTTTGCTGACTCCCAGCACG TTTTGCAGACATTTGATCCTTTCAGAAAACGGTCATATCGAATGGAAGCTGACGTACTTCGCCCTTCAGAAGTGCTACCCGCCCCGAGAGCAGTACGGGGACACTCTGCACTTCTGTCGGCACTGCAGCATCCTCTTCTGGAAG GACTGCCGCCTCGCTTTGTTATTCAAG GACTCGGGACACCCTTGCACGGCCGCCGACCCTGACAGCTGCTTCCTGCCCGTGTCCCCACAGCACTTCATCGACCTTTTCAAGTTTTAG
- the FBXO25 gene encoding F-box only protein 25 isoform X3 translates to MPFLGQDWRSPGWSWIKTEDGWKRCESWSQELERENNQRNFDHSVILNSDDEEIFSNEEHGYASKKRKKGHFRNDTNTQCFYREKWIYVHKESTRERHGYCTLGEAFNRLDFSSAIQDVRRFNYVVKLLQLIAKSQLTSLSGVAQKNYFNILDKIVQKVLHDQQNPRLIKGLLHDLGSTLCVLIRGVGKSVLVGNINVWVCRLETVLAWQQQLQNLQMPQQVGQSLTLSDLPLHTLNSILYRLSDGWDIVTLGQVTPALRMLSEDRRLWKALCQYHFAEKQFCRHLILSENGHIEWKLTYFALQKCYPPREQYGDTLHFCRHCSILFWKDCRLALLFKDSGHPCTAADPDSCFLPVSPQHFIDLFKF, encoded by the exons ATGCCATTTTTGGGTCAGGACTGGAGGTCTCCTGGATGGAGCTGGATTAAAACAGAAGATGGCTGGAAAAGGTGTGAGTCCTGGAGTCAGGAGCTGGAAAGAGAGAATAACCAGCGGAACTTCGATCACAGCGT AATCTTAAATAGTGACGATGAAGAAATATTCAGTAACGAAGAGCATGGGTATGCAtcgaaaaaaaggaaaaagggccATTTTAGAAACGACACAAATACTCAAT GTTTTTATCGTGAAAAATGGATCTATGTCCATAAAGAAAGCACAAGAGAA CGGCATGGCTACTGCACTCTGGGAGAAGCTTTCAACCGCCTGGACTTCTCAAGTGCCATTCAGGACGTCCGCAGGTTCAATTACGTGGTCAAA CTATTGCAGCTAATTGCAAAATCCCAGTTAACTTCATTGAGTGGTGTGGCACAAAAGAATTACTTCAACATTTTGGATAAAATCGTTCAAAAGG TGCTCCACGACCAGCAGAACCCGCGCCTCATCAAAGGGCTCCTGCACGACCTGGGCTCCACGCTGTGCGTGCTCATCCGAGGGGTCGGCAAGTCCGTGCTGGTCGGCAACATCAACGTGTGGGTTTGCCGCCTGGAGACCGTGCTCGCCTGGCAGCAGCAGCTCCAGAACCTCCAGATGCCGCAG CAGGTGGGCCAGAGCCTCACGCTCAGCGACCTTCCCTTACACACGCTGAACAGCATCTTGTACCGACTGTCAGATGGCTGGGACATCGTCACACTCGGCCAAGTGACTCCCGCGCTCCGCATGCTCAGTGAGGACAGGCGGCTGTGGAAGGCACTGTGCCAGTACCACTTTGCAGAGAAGCAG TTTTGCAGACATTTGATCCTTTCAGAAAACGGTCATATCGAATGGAAGCTGACGTACTTCGCCCTTCAGAAGTGCTACCCGCCCCGAGAGCAGTACGGGGACACTCTGCACTTCTGTCGGCACTGCAGCATCCTCTTCTGGAAG GACTGCCGCCTCGCTTTGTTATTCAAG GACTCGGGACACCCTTGCACGGCCGCCGACCCTGACAGCTGCTTCCTGCCCGTGTCCCCACAGCACTTCATCGACCTTTTCAAGTTTTAG
- the FBXO25 gene encoding F-box only protein 25 isoform X2 codes for MPFLGQDWRSPGWSWIKTEDGWKRCESWSQELERENNQRNFDHSVILNSDDEEIFSNEEHGYASKKRKKGHFRNDTNTQCFYREKWIYVHKESTRERHGYCTLGEAFNRLDFSSAIQDVRRFNYVVKLLQLIAKSQLTSLSGVAQKNYFNILDKIVQKVLHDQQNPRLIKGLLHDLGSTLCVLIRGVGKSVLVGNINVWVCRLETVLAWQQQLQNLQMPQQVGQSLTLSDLPLHTLNSILYRLSDGWDIVTLGQVTPALRMLSEDRRLWKALCQYHFAEKQLGKLTFRVLEPRFRTQPRADALGSSHLSEASPPLSLLTPSTFCRHLILSENGHIEWKLTYFALQKCYPPREQYGDTLHFCRHCSILFWKDSGHPCTAADPDSCFLPVSPQHFIDLFKF; via the exons ATGCCATTTTTGGGTCAGGACTGGAGGTCTCCTGGATGGAGCTGGATTAAAACAGAAGATGGCTGGAAAAGGTGTGAGTCCTGGAGTCAGGAGCTGGAAAGAGAGAATAACCAGCGGAACTTCGATCACAGCGT AATCTTAAATAGTGACGATGAAGAAATATTCAGTAACGAAGAGCATGGGTATGCAtcgaaaaaaaggaaaaagggccATTTTAGAAACGACACAAATACTCAAT GTTTTTATCGTGAAAAATGGATCTATGTCCATAAAGAAAGCACAAGAGAA CGGCATGGCTACTGCACTCTGGGAGAAGCTTTCAACCGCCTGGACTTCTCAAGTGCCATTCAGGACGTCCGCAGGTTCAATTACGTGGTCAAA CTATTGCAGCTAATTGCAAAATCCCAGTTAACTTCATTGAGTGGTGTGGCACAAAAGAATTACTTCAACATTTTGGATAAAATCGTTCAAAAGG TGCTCCACGACCAGCAGAACCCGCGCCTCATCAAAGGGCTCCTGCACGACCTGGGCTCCACGCTGTGCGTGCTCATCCGAGGGGTCGGCAAGTCCGTGCTGGTCGGCAACATCAACGTGTGGGTTTGCCGCCTGGAGACCGTGCTCGCCTGGCAGCAGCAGCTCCAGAACCTCCAGATGCCGCAG CAGGTGGGCCAGAGCCTCACGCTCAGCGACCTTCCCTTACACACGCTGAACAGCATCTTGTACCGACTGTCAGATGGCTGGGACATCGTCACACTCGGCCAAGTGACTCCCGCGCTCCGCATGCTCAGTGAGGACAGGCGGCTGTGGAAGGCACTGTGCCAGTACCACTTTGCAGAGAAGCAG CTGGGAAAGCTGACGTTTCGTGTTCTAGAACCCCGGTTCCGAACACAGCCCAGAGCAGACGCGCTCGGTTCTTCTCATCTGTCGGAGGCATCTCCTCCCCTCAGTTTGCTGACTCCCAGCACG TTTTGCAGACATTTGATCCTTTCAGAAAACGGTCATATCGAATGGAAGCTGACGTACTTCGCCCTTCAGAAGTGCTACCCGCCCCGAGAGCAGTACGGGGACACTCTGCACTTCTGTCGGCACTGCAGCATCCTCTTCTGGAAG GACTCGGGACACCCTTGCACGGCCGCCGACCCTGACAGCTGCTTCCTGCCCGTGTCCCCACAGCACTTCATCGACCTTTTCAAGTTTTAG
- the FBXO25 gene encoding F-box only protein 25 isoform X4, with product MPFLGQDWRSPGWSWIKTEDGWKRCESWSQELERENNQRNFDHSVILNSDDEEIFSNEEHGYASKKRKKGHFRNDTNTQCFYREKWIYVHKESTRERHGYCTLGEAFNRLDFSSAIQDVRRFNYVVKLLQLIAKSQLTSLSGVAQKNYFNILDKIVQKVLHDQQNPRLIKGLLHDLGSTLCVLIRGVGKSVLVGNINVWVCRLETVLAWQQQLQNLQMPQQVGQSLTLSDLPLHTLNSILYRLSDGWDIVTLGQVTPALRMLSEDRRLWKALCQYHFAEKQFCRHLILSENGHIEWKLTYFALQKCYPPREQYGDTLHFCRHCSILFWKDSGHPCTAADPDSCFLPVSPQHFIDLFKF from the exons ATGCCATTTTTGGGTCAGGACTGGAGGTCTCCTGGATGGAGCTGGATTAAAACAGAAGATGGCTGGAAAAGGTGTGAGTCCTGGAGTCAGGAGCTGGAAAGAGAGAATAACCAGCGGAACTTCGATCACAGCGT AATCTTAAATAGTGACGATGAAGAAATATTCAGTAACGAAGAGCATGGGTATGCAtcgaaaaaaaggaaaaagggccATTTTAGAAACGACACAAATACTCAAT GTTTTTATCGTGAAAAATGGATCTATGTCCATAAAGAAAGCACAAGAGAA CGGCATGGCTACTGCACTCTGGGAGAAGCTTTCAACCGCCTGGACTTCTCAAGTGCCATTCAGGACGTCCGCAGGTTCAATTACGTGGTCAAA CTATTGCAGCTAATTGCAAAATCCCAGTTAACTTCATTGAGTGGTGTGGCACAAAAGAATTACTTCAACATTTTGGATAAAATCGTTCAAAAGG TGCTCCACGACCAGCAGAACCCGCGCCTCATCAAAGGGCTCCTGCACGACCTGGGCTCCACGCTGTGCGTGCTCATCCGAGGGGTCGGCAAGTCCGTGCTGGTCGGCAACATCAACGTGTGGGTTTGCCGCCTGGAGACCGTGCTCGCCTGGCAGCAGCAGCTCCAGAACCTCCAGATGCCGCAG CAGGTGGGCCAGAGCCTCACGCTCAGCGACCTTCCCTTACACACGCTGAACAGCATCTTGTACCGACTGTCAGATGGCTGGGACATCGTCACACTCGGCCAAGTGACTCCCGCGCTCCGCATGCTCAGTGAGGACAGGCGGCTGTGGAAGGCACTGTGCCAGTACCACTTTGCAGAGAAGCAG TTTTGCAGACATTTGATCCTTTCAGAAAACGGTCATATCGAATGGAAGCTGACGTACTTCGCCCTTCAGAAGTGCTACCCGCCCCGAGAGCAGTACGGGGACACTCTGCACTTCTGTCGGCACTGCAGCATCCTCTTCTGGAAG GACTCGGGACACCCTTGCACGGCCGCCGACCCTGACAGCTGCTTCCTGCCCGTGTCCCCACAGCACTTCATCGACCTTTTCAAGTTTTAG
- the FBXO25 gene encoding F-box only protein 25 isoform X1: protein MPFLGQDWRSPGWSWIKTEDGWKRCESWSQELERENNQRNFDHSVILNSDDEEIFSNEEHGYASKKRKKGHFRNDTNTQCFYREKWIYVHKESTRERHGYCTLGEAFNRLDFSSAIQDVRRFNYVVKLLQLIAKSQLTSLSGVAQKNYFNILDKIVQKVLHDQQNPRLIKGLLHDLGSTLCVLIRGVGKSVLVGNINVWVCRLETVLAWQQQLQNLQMPQVGQSLTLSDLPLHTLNSILYRLSDGWDIVTLGQVTPALRMLSEDRRLWKALCQYHFAEKQLGKLTFRVLEPRFRTQPRADALGSSHLSEASPPLSLLTPSTFCRHLILSENGHIEWKLTYFALQKCYPPREQYGDTLHFCRHCSILFWKDCRLALLFKDSGHPCTAADPDSCFLPVSPQHFIDLFKF, encoded by the exons ATGCCATTTTTGGGTCAGGACTGGAGGTCTCCTGGATGGAGCTGGATTAAAACAGAAGATGGCTGGAAAAGGTGTGAGTCCTGGAGTCAGGAGCTGGAAAGAGAGAATAACCAGCGGAACTTCGATCACAGCGT AATCTTAAATAGTGACGATGAAGAAATATTCAGTAACGAAGAGCATGGGTATGCAtcgaaaaaaaggaaaaagggccATTTTAGAAACGACACAAATACTCAAT GTTTTTATCGTGAAAAATGGATCTATGTCCATAAAGAAAGCACAAGAGAA CGGCATGGCTACTGCACTCTGGGAGAAGCTTTCAACCGCCTGGACTTCTCAAGTGCCATTCAGGACGTCCGCAGGTTCAATTACGTGGTCAAA CTATTGCAGCTAATTGCAAAATCCCAGTTAACTTCATTGAGTGGTGTGGCACAAAAGAATTACTTCAACATTTTGGATAAAATCGTTCAAAAGG TGCTCCACGACCAGCAGAACCCGCGCCTCATCAAAGGGCTCCTGCACGACCTGGGCTCCACGCTGTGCGTGCTCATCCGAGGGGTCGGCAAGTCCGTGCTGGTCGGCAACATCAACGTGTGGGTTTGCCGCCTGGAGACCGTGCTCGCCTGGCAGCAGCAGCTCCAGAACCTCCAGATGCCGCAG GTGGGCCAGAGCCTCACGCTCAGCGACCTTCCCTTACACACGCTGAACAGCATCTTGTACCGACTGTCAGATGGCTGGGACATCGTCACACTCGGCCAAGTGACTCCCGCGCTCCGCATGCTCAGTGAGGACAGGCGGCTGTGGAAGGCACTGTGCCAGTACCACTTTGCAGAGAAGCAG CTGGGAAAGCTGACGTTTCGTGTTCTAGAACCCCGGTTCCGAACACAGCCCAGAGCAGACGCGCTCGGTTCTTCTCATCTGTCGGAGGCATCTCCTCCCCTCAGTTTGCTGACTCCCAGCACG TTTTGCAGACATTTGATCCTTTCAGAAAACGGTCATATCGAATGGAAGCTGACGTACTTCGCCCTTCAGAAGTGCTACCCGCCCCGAGAGCAGTACGGGGACACTCTGCACTTCTGTCGGCACTGCAGCATCCTCTTCTGGAAG GACTGCCGCCTCGCTTTGTTATTCAAG GACTCGGGACACCCTTGCACGGCCGCCGACCCTGACAGCTGCTTCCTGCCCGTGTCCCCACAGCACTTCATCGACCTTTTCAAGTTTTAG
- the FBXO25 gene encoding F-box only protein 25 isoform X5, whose protein sequence is MPFLGQDWRSPGWSWIKTEDGWKRCESWSQELERENNQRNFDHSVILNSDDEEIFSNEEHGYASKKRKKGHFRNDTNTQCFYREKWIYVHKESTRERHGYCTLGEAFNRLDFSSAIQDVRRFNYVVKLLQLIAKSQLTSLSGVAQKNYFNILDKIVQKVLHDQQNPRLIKGLLHDLGSTLCVLIRGVGKSVLVGNINVWVCRLETVLAWQQQLQNLQMPQVGQSLTLSDLPLHTLNSILYRLSDGWDIVTLGQVTPALRMLSEDRRLWKALCQYHFAEKQFCRHLILSENGHIEWKLTYFALQKCYPPREQYGDTLHFCRHCSILFWKDSGHPCTAADPDSCFLPVSPQHFIDLFKF, encoded by the exons ATGCCATTTTTGGGTCAGGACTGGAGGTCTCCTGGATGGAGCTGGATTAAAACAGAAGATGGCTGGAAAAGGTGTGAGTCCTGGAGTCAGGAGCTGGAAAGAGAGAATAACCAGCGGAACTTCGATCACAGCGT AATCTTAAATAGTGACGATGAAGAAATATTCAGTAACGAAGAGCATGGGTATGCAtcgaaaaaaaggaaaaagggccATTTTAGAAACGACACAAATACTCAAT GTTTTTATCGTGAAAAATGGATCTATGTCCATAAAGAAAGCACAAGAGAA CGGCATGGCTACTGCACTCTGGGAGAAGCTTTCAACCGCCTGGACTTCTCAAGTGCCATTCAGGACGTCCGCAGGTTCAATTACGTGGTCAAA CTATTGCAGCTAATTGCAAAATCCCAGTTAACTTCATTGAGTGGTGTGGCACAAAAGAATTACTTCAACATTTTGGATAAAATCGTTCAAAAGG TGCTCCACGACCAGCAGAACCCGCGCCTCATCAAAGGGCTCCTGCACGACCTGGGCTCCACGCTGTGCGTGCTCATCCGAGGGGTCGGCAAGTCCGTGCTGGTCGGCAACATCAACGTGTGGGTTTGCCGCCTGGAGACCGTGCTCGCCTGGCAGCAGCAGCTCCAGAACCTCCAGATGCCGCAG GTGGGCCAGAGCCTCACGCTCAGCGACCTTCCCTTACACACGCTGAACAGCATCTTGTACCGACTGTCAGATGGCTGGGACATCGTCACACTCGGCCAAGTGACTCCCGCGCTCCGCATGCTCAGTGAGGACAGGCGGCTGTGGAAGGCACTGTGCCAGTACCACTTTGCAGAGAAGCAG TTTTGCAGACATTTGATCCTTTCAGAAAACGGTCATATCGAATGGAAGCTGACGTACTTCGCCCTTCAGAAGTGCTACCCGCCCCGAGAGCAGTACGGGGACACTCTGCACTTCTGTCGGCACTGCAGCATCCTCTTCTGGAAG GACTCGGGACACCCTTGCACGGCCGCCGACCCTGACAGCTGCTTCCTGCCCGTGTCCCCACAGCACTTCATCGACCTTTTCAAGTTTTAG